In one Bradyrhizobium sp. 4 genomic region, the following are encoded:
- a CDS encoding transketolase C-terminal domain-containing protein, which translates to MRNTAMNMVHKLAARDERVLYIGSDPGAGTLRAMSKEFPKRHLIEGISEAHIIGMSAGLAMEGFVPYVNTIATFLTRRCYEQVAVDLCLHNLPVRLIANGGGLVYAPLGPTHQAIEDIAIMRALPNMTVVCPCDADEASRLMEQTLDWTGPIYIRLGKGGDAVVSKAEHGFEIGKAILMRPPGDVVMVTTGIMLQRALAAADLLAAQGIRAGILHMHTVKPLDTEALLQAIRGTRLVATLEEHVPSGGLGSAVAEALIDKLGSGLPAMLRLSLPDRFMHNYGSQDSLLKKHGLSADAIATSVARALPASHTSSPQLHST; encoded by the coding sequence ATGCGCAACACCGCGATGAACATGGTCCACAAGCTCGCCGCACGCGACGAGCGTGTGCTCTACATCGGCTCCGATCCCGGCGCAGGTACCTTGCGCGCGATGAGCAAGGAGTTTCCCAAGCGCCACCTGATCGAAGGCATTTCGGAAGCACACATCATCGGCATGTCCGCCGGCCTCGCGATGGAAGGCTTCGTGCCCTATGTCAACACCATCGCCACATTCCTCACCCGCCGCTGCTACGAGCAAGTCGCGGTCGATCTGTGCCTGCACAATCTGCCAGTGCGGCTGATCGCCAATGGCGGCGGGCTGGTTTACGCGCCGCTCGGCCCCACCCACCAGGCGATCGAGGACATCGCCATCATGCGGGCGCTGCCGAACATGACGGTGGTCTGCCCGTGCGATGCCGACGAGGCGTCGCGGCTGATGGAGCAAACGCTCGACTGGACCGGGCCGATCTACATCCGGCTCGGCAAAGGTGGCGACGCCGTGGTCTCGAAGGCCGAGCACGGCTTTGAGATCGGCAAGGCCATCCTGATGCGCCCGCCCGGCGACGTCGTCATGGTCACGACAGGCATCATGCTCCAGCGCGCACTCGCTGCGGCCGACCTGCTGGCAGCGCAAGGCATTCGCGCCGGCATCCTGCACATGCACACCGTCAAGCCGCTCGACACCGAGGCGCTGCTGCAAGCGATCCGGGGCACCAGGCTGGTAGCGACGCTGGAGGAGCACGTGCCCTCCGGCGGCCTCGGCAGCGCGGTCGCGGAGGCGCTGATCGACAAGCTCGGCTCTGGCCTGCCCGCGATGCTGCGGTTGTCGCTGCCGGACCGGTTCATGCACAATTACGGATCGCAGGACTCGCTGCTGAAGAAGCACGGACTTTCCGCCGACGCCATTGCGACCTCGGTCGCGCGCGCGCTCCCCGCTTCGCACACCTCCTCTCCTCAACTTCATTCCACCTGA
- a CDS encoding DegT/DnrJ/EryC1/StrS family aminotransferase yields the protein MHDVRYSYLLEQFSDPAPILAEIGRLVATGDFTLGKPVAEFERRFSELIGVRHAIGVGSGTDALKLPLKALGIGHGDEVITAANTFIATVGAIAETGATPVLVDCDDSFCMNVDYVEAAITEKTKAIMPVQLTGEVTDMGKLMAIAQRHNIPVVEDSCQGILSEFAGKRSGTHGIAAGFSLHPLKNLNVWGDAGVVVTNDDRMNERLRLIRNHGMKNRDEIAILGCNSRLDSLQAVVGNWLIGQTSEITRRRIENAAYYDSGLAGLPGLRIPPRRPNVKHVYHLYMVFAERRDELYKYCLDNGIEAKIHYPIPLYQQEGLKHLGYAPGTFPVTDRHAQEVISFPVDQHLTRAQQDRVIEIVRKFCHGR from the coding sequence ATGCACGACGTTCGATATTCCTATCTGCTCGAGCAATTCTCCGACCCGGCACCGATCCTGGCCGAGATCGGCCGACTGGTGGCGACCGGTGACTTCACCCTGGGCAAGCCGGTCGCTGAATTCGAACGGCGCTTTTCCGAGCTGATCGGCGTGCGTCACGCCATCGGCGTCGGATCGGGCACTGATGCGCTCAAATTGCCGCTCAAGGCGCTCGGCATCGGCCATGGCGACGAGGTCATCACGGCTGCCAACACCTTCATTGCCACGGTCGGTGCCATCGCCGAGACCGGCGCGACGCCGGTGCTGGTCGACTGCGACGACTCCTTCTGCATGAACGTCGACTACGTCGAAGCCGCGATCACCGAGAAGACCAAAGCGATCATGCCGGTTCAGTTGACCGGCGAGGTCACCGACATGGGCAAGCTGATGGCGATCGCCCAGCGCCACAACATCCCCGTGGTCGAGGATTCCTGCCAGGGCATCCTGTCGGAGTTCGCGGGAAAACGGTCCGGCACCCACGGTATCGCGGCCGGCTTCTCGCTGCATCCGCTCAAGAACCTCAACGTCTGGGGCGATGCCGGTGTCGTCGTCACCAATGACGACCGGATGAACGAGCGGCTTCGCCTGATCCGCAACCACGGCATGAAGAATCGCGACGAGATCGCGATCCTCGGCTGCAATTCGCGGCTCGATTCCCTCCAGGCGGTCGTCGGCAACTGGCTGATCGGCCAGACCAGCGAGATCACGCGCCGCCGGATCGAGAACGCGGCCTATTACGATTCGGGCCTTGCCGGCCTGCCCGGCCTGCGCATTCCGCCGCGCCGGCCCAACGTCAAGCACGTCTACCATCTCTACATGGTGTTCGCCGAGCGCCGCGACGAGCTCTACAAATACTGCCTGGACAACGGCATCGAAGCGAAGATCCACTATCCCATCCCGCTGTATCAGCAGGAAGGCCTCAAGCACCTCGGCTACGCGCCGGGCACCTTCCCGGTCACCGACCGCCACGCCCAGGAAGTCATCAGCTTCCCCGTCGACCAGCATCTGACGCGGGCGCAACAGGACCGCGTCATCGAGATCGTTCGGAAGTTCTGCCATGGACGCTGA
- a CDS encoding DegT/DnrJ/EryC1/StrS family aminotransferase, whose translation MDADTGRRRIGYVNLPAQFEEERVEIMQAVEGVFRRGDFIGGAAVAKLEEELATYLGSPHVVTLNSGTDALILSLRALNIGPGDEVITPPNSFVASTAAIIAVGATPVFADVLPDQNIDPAAVEAAVTPRTRAIMPVHLTGRMADMNPLMAIAAKHALAVIEDSAQAVGSTYDGRMSGTIGTFGCFSAHPLKNLNAAGDAGFVVTADAELAARIRRLRNHGLINRSDVQEWGIVSRLDTVQAEVLRIRLRHLPSVIERRRRNAAQYRAELGGLPLFIPVCRNIEFNTFHTFVVQTDRRDDLQKYLADKGIETAIHYPVPIHLQEAAAHLGHGRGAFPVTERQADQILTLPINQFLSTSDISYICATAREYFA comes from the coding sequence ATGGACGCTGACACCGGCCGCCGGCGCATCGGTTACGTCAATCTTCCCGCGCAATTCGAGGAAGAGCGCGTTGAGATCATGCAGGCGGTCGAGGGCGTGTTCCGGCGCGGCGATTTCATCGGCGGCGCGGCCGTTGCGAAGCTCGAAGAGGAGCTCGCCACCTATCTTGGCTCGCCGCATGTGGTGACGCTGAATTCCGGCACCGATGCGCTGATCCTGTCGTTGCGGGCGCTCAACATCGGTCCCGGAGACGAGGTGATCACCCCGCCGAATTCGTTCGTGGCGTCGACCGCCGCCATCATCGCCGTCGGCGCCACGCCAGTATTTGCGGACGTGCTGCCGGACCAGAATATCGATCCGGCCGCGGTCGAGGCCGCCGTCACCCCGCGGACTAGGGCAATCATGCCGGTGCACCTGACCGGGCGGATGGCCGACATGAACCCGCTGATGGCGATTGCGGCCAAGCACGCTCTTGCCGTGATCGAGGACAGCGCACAGGCCGTCGGCTCGACCTATGACGGGCGGATGAGCGGGACCATCGGAACGTTCGGCTGCTTCTCCGCCCACCCGCTGAAGAACCTCAATGCCGCGGGCGACGCCGGCTTCGTCGTCACCGCCGACGCCGAGCTTGCCGCGAGAATTCGCCGCCTGCGCAATCATGGCCTGATCAATCGCAGTGACGTCCAGGAATGGGGCATCGTGTCACGCCTCGACACGGTCCAGGCCGAGGTGCTCCGGATTCGCTTGCGTCACCTGCCCTCTGTCATTGAACGCCGGCGCCGCAACGCCGCGCAATATCGCGCCGAGCTCGGCGGCCTTCCCCTGTTCATTCCGGTTTGCCGCAACATCGAGTTCAACACCTTCCACACCTTCGTCGTGCAGACGGACCGTCGCGACGACCTCCAGAAATATCTTGCCGACAAGGGTATCGAGACCGCGATCCACTATCCGGTACCGATCCACCTCCAGGAAGCGGCGGCGCATCTTGGCCACGGTCGCGGCGCGTTCCCGGTGACCGAGCGGCAGGCGGATCAGATCCTCACGCTTCCCATCAACCAGTTCCTCTCGACCTCGGACATCAGCTATATTTGCGCGACGGCCCGGGAGTATTTTGCATGA
- a CDS encoding sporadic carbohydrate cluster 2OG-Fe(II) oxygenase, whose protein sequence is MTDTAFLEADEQALAQRFIDDGFVTTPADDRAGLDRIQRRAAELAADYLKLPHGNDPYAMLDTIHTRVSVDDLNGLRLHVFNGLNAEPWFRPTYFRLARSTIETIVGNELCMQRRVNLSIQLPGDDSSLLATHSDVWSGDSPFEVVVWVPLVDVHRTKSMYLLPPSLNGNMQDRMASLRSAEELYQTIKPHATFIEIPYGHVMLFNQTLMHGNRINEEAGSRWSMNCRFKSIMSPYADKRFGEFFEPILLRPATRVGMQYKLPGGFHG, encoded by the coding sequence ATGACGGACACGGCTTTCCTCGAGGCCGATGAGCAGGCATTGGCGCAACGCTTCATCGACGACGGCTTCGTCACCACGCCGGCCGACGATCGCGCCGGGCTCGATCGGATCCAACGGCGCGCCGCCGAGCTCGCGGCGGATTATCTGAAGCTGCCACACGGCAACGACCCCTACGCGATGCTCGACACCATCCACACGCGGGTGAGCGTAGATGATCTCAACGGCCTGCGGCTGCACGTCTTCAACGGTCTCAACGCCGAGCCCTGGTTCCGGCCGACCTATTTCCGTCTGGCGCGCTCGACGATCGAGACCATCGTCGGCAACGAGCTCTGCATGCAGCGCCGCGTCAATCTCAGCATCCAGCTACCGGGAGACGATTCGTCGCTGCTCGCCACCCATTCCGACGTCTGGTCGGGCGACTCGCCGTTCGAGGTCGTGGTGTGGGTACCGCTGGTCGACGTCCACCGCACCAAATCGATGTATCTGCTGCCGCCATCCCTGAACGGCAACATGCAGGACCGGATGGCCAGCCTGCGCAGCGCCGAGGAACTCTACCAGACCATCAAGCCGCACGCGACTTTCATCGAGATTCCCTACGGTCACGTGATGCTGTTCAACCAGACCCTGATGCACGGCAATCGCATCAACGAGGAAGCCGGCTCGCGCTGGAGCATGAACTGCCGTTTCAAGAGCATCATGTCGCCCTATGCGGACAAGCGATTCGGCGAATTCTTCGAACCGATCCTGTTGCGCCCGGCGACACGTGTCGGCATGCAATACAAGCTCCCGGGAGGCTTCCATGGCTGA
- a CDS encoding LIC12192 family sporadic carbohydrate cluster protein, whose protein sequence is MAERAGHRGYIGARPLNGSRTPQHVQNIVIRDYARRKNLHYLLSAAEHTMPGSYMVLEDILDELPRLRGLILYSIFMLPPDEARRREIYGRVLSEGCDLHAAVEEITLSSRDNIQAVEDILLVNKFATIL, encoded by the coding sequence ATGGCTGAGCGAGCCGGCCATCGCGGCTATATCGGCGCCCGGCCATTGAACGGCAGCCGTACCCCGCAGCACGTCCAGAACATCGTGATCCGCGACTATGCGCGACGGAAGAATCTGCATTATCTGCTCAGCGCCGCCGAGCACACCATGCCCGGCAGCTACATGGTGCTTGAGGACATCCTGGACGAGCTGCCGCGGTTGCGCGGCCTGATTCTCTACAGCATCTTCATGCTGCCGCCCGACGAGGCACGGCGGCGGGAGATCTATGGCCGGGTGCTGAGCGAGGGCTGCGATCTGCACGCGGCCGTCGAGGAGATCACGCTGTCCTCGCGCGACAACATCCAGGCCGTCGAGGACATCCTGCTCGTCAACAAATTCGCGACCATCCTGTGA
- a CDS encoding class I SAM-dependent methyltransferase: MAEINLLQPMHASTKRNYVQRVVEHDKAESATVARQWGHDYWDGDRRYGYGGYRYDGRWRPLAQTLIDRYGIKPGMSVLDVGCGKGYLLYELTQLVPDLTIAGIDISDYGIANAKEEVRPQLKVGSAVELPYPDHSFDLVVSLGVLHNLPLEDVFRAVSEIERVGRGASKYLMVESFRDEREKANLLYWQLTCLSFHGPETWAWIYDKCGYRGDHGFIFFE; encoded by the coding sequence ATGGCCGAGATCAACCTGCTCCAGCCGATGCACGCATCGACCAAGCGGAACTACGTTCAGCGGGTCGTCGAGCACGACAAGGCGGAATCCGCCACTGTCGCTCGGCAATGGGGACACGACTACTGGGACGGCGACCGCCGTTATGGCTACGGCGGCTACCGCTACGACGGACGCTGGCGCCCGCTCGCCCAGACCCTGATCGACCGCTATGGCATCAAGCCCGGGATGAGCGTGCTCGATGTCGGCTGCGGCAAGGGCTATTTGCTCTACGAACTCACCCAGCTCGTCCCCGACCTCACCATCGCCGGCATCGACATCTCCGACTATGGCATCGCCAACGCCAAGGAGGAGGTGCGGCCGCAATTAAAGGTCGGCAGCGCCGTCGAGCTCCCCTACCCCGACCACAGCTTCGATCTCGTGGTGTCGCTCGGCGTGCTCCACAATCTTCCGCTCGAGGACGTCTTCCGCGCCGTGTCGGAGATCGAGCGCGTGGGGCGCGGCGCCTCGAAATATCTGATGGTGGAATCGTTCCGCGACGAGCGCGAGAAGGCGAACCTGCTCTACTGGCAGCTCACCTGCCTGAGTTTCCATGGTCCGGAGACGTGGGCCTGGATCTACGACAAATGCGGCTACCGGGGCGACCATGGGTTCATCTTCTTCGAATGA
- a CDS encoding WbuC family cupin fold metalloprotein, with protein sequence MGSSSSNEATGLRRPASLRAQNPEVYYSDDAIVTADDATIAELKRIAAGNPRLRSRLCTHPDPSSGLHEMLIVHHREAYVRPHKHFGKPESFHLIEGTAQVVIFEDDGRIRDVLEMAPYGRGVLCYYRMPEQVFHSILITSEWLVFHETTAGPFDPSRTAFPDWAPDGGDAAEVQVYVTRTGALAAEHLAHRHASRANPAEVPIR encoded by the coding sequence ATGGGTTCATCTTCTTCGAATGAAGCAACGGGCCTGCGCCGGCCGGCCTCGTTGCGGGCGCAAAATCCCGAAGTGTATTATTCGGACGACGCCATCGTCACGGCGGACGACGCCACGATCGCGGAGCTGAAGCGCATCGCCGCAGGCAATCCGCGTCTGCGCAGCCGGCTGTGCACGCATCCCGATCCTTCGTCCGGCCTGCACGAGATGCTGATCGTGCATCACCGCGAGGCCTATGTGCGGCCTCACAAGCATTTTGGCAAACCTGAATCGTTTCACCTGATCGAGGGCACTGCGCAGGTCGTGATCTTCGAGGACGACGGCCGCATTCGCGACGTGCTCGAGATGGCGCCGTACGGCCGGGGCGTGCTTTGCTATTACCGGATGCCCGAGCAGGTTTTTCACTCGATCCTGATCACCTCGGAGTGGCTGGTGTTTCACGAAACCACCGCCGGTCCGTTCGATCCCTCCCGCACGGCGTTTCCCGACTGGGCACCGGATGGCGGCGATGCCGCGGAAGTGCAGGTCTATGTCACTAGGACCGGTGCGCTCGCCGCGGAGCATCTGGCCCATCGCCATGCTTCACGAGCCAATCCAGCAGAGGTTCCTATTCGATGA
- a CDS encoding class I SAM-dependent methyltransferase — translation MTDHCRLCHSTNLRPVIDLGQMPIAHRLRHSRDEQEERYPFEVFACGECGLPQIVKPIDPDILYRQFNYNFSSWKPEPHQVDELDTIAKFSAHQSVFEIGCNDGLFMDRLRERGAKILVGVEPNPVSGKIARERGIKVYADMISPALCHDAVAEAGKFDLVVSRQVLEHIVDFENFFDCVKIALRDDGLLFIDVPDFAPGSTAGDLSVLWEEHVSYFTEPTLLALLARHGFEAVSVKKYNFSGGSLAIAARRTTRDVTAPPAPSGVGERFGQRAREYGARLRPILAKARANGAEIAIYGAGCRACTFTNAHELADLVDLSVDDQKERQGLFLPGTGIPIRPPEDLAGKSEPLVCLLAVNQENEDKVGSRLRENVKRPLHIVSIFAPSDIWSELDRLEAAAGSRHG, via the coding sequence ATGACTGATCATTGCCGCCTCTGCCACTCGACCAATTTGCGCCCGGTCATCGACCTCGGACAGATGCCGATTGCGCATCGGCTTCGGCACAGCCGCGACGAACAGGAGGAACGGTATCCGTTCGAGGTGTTCGCCTGCGGCGAATGCGGCCTCCCCCAGATCGTCAAGCCAATCGATCCCGACATTCTGTACCGGCAGTTCAACTACAATTTCAGCAGCTGGAAGCCGGAGCCGCACCAGGTCGACGAACTCGATACCATCGCCAAATTCTCGGCCCACCAATCCGTGTTCGAGATCGGATGCAATGACGGCCTGTTCATGGACAGGCTTCGCGAACGCGGTGCGAAGATTTTGGTGGGCGTCGAGCCCAACCCGGTGTCGGGCAAGATCGCCCGCGAGCGCGGCATCAAGGTCTATGCCGACATGATCAGCCCGGCGCTGTGTCACGACGCGGTCGCGGAGGCCGGCAAGTTCGACCTCGTCGTCTCGCGACAGGTGCTCGAACACATCGTCGATTTCGAGAATTTTTTTGACTGCGTGAAAATCGCGCTGCGCGACGACGGTCTGCTGTTCATCGACGTGCCTGATTTCGCGCCCGGCTCGACCGCGGGCGACCTCTCGGTCCTGTGGGAGGAGCACGTCAGCTACTTCACCGAGCCGACGCTGCTCGCGCTGCTGGCGCGCCACGGCTTCGAAGCGGTCTCGGTGAAGAAGTACAACTTCAGCGGCGGCAGCCTCGCGATCGCAGCGCGACGTACGACGCGCGACGTTACGGCCCCGCCCGCGCCGTCTGGCGTCGGCGAGAGGTTCGGCCAGCGCGCAAGGGAGTACGGCGCGCGTCTTCGCCCGATCCTCGCCAAGGCCCGCGCCAACGGCGCCGAGATCGCCATCTACGGCGCGGGCTGCCGCGCCTGCACCTTCACCAATGCCCATGAACTCGCGGATCTCGTCGACCTCTCGGTCGACGACCAGAAGGAGCGCCAGGGCTTGTTCCTGCCCGGCACCGGGATTCCGATCCGCCCGCCGGAGGACCTCGCCGGCAAGTCGGAACCGCTCGTCTGTCTTCTGGCCGTGAACCAGGAGAACGAAGACAAGGTCGGCAGCCGGCTGCGCGAAAACGTGAAGCGTCCACTCCACATCGTTTCGATCTTCGCGCCATCGGACATCTGGAGCGAGCTCGATCGCCTCGAGGCCGCCGCAGGGTCGCGGCATGGCTGA
- a CDS encoding class I SAM-dependent methyltransferase translates to MAEDKLFNYYERQDVLPTFGNFKSAAELEAYAGLRRELFSDKLVLPPRLFRDADVLEFGPDSGENALVFAGWGANMTLAEPNRHAHAKIQAYFAHFNQAQRLRELLSFDVEGFHSDRRFDIIDAEGFIYTVQPTENWLGIFHRLLNPDGYAVVSYYERYGGFFELALKAIHAAGKVLTGRPGLEAAKLLFDAKWNSIPHTRSFESWLMDVLENPFVRHRYFLDAGALCTAAHEQGFDIHSAWPAYRDGLDVYWHKKILSDDEKLRRATRHLGRSRLSFLGGRKLYLAGKTEAVDAISASIETLVADVDAMIDDPFGDSLPRAIASLASLRETIPATDVLADDASDIDAIIATLDSFHRIFGAIGRQDASTVIALTQSDQAFINTWGQPAHFLVLRKRFEGS, encoded by the coding sequence ATGGCTGAGGACAAGCTCTTCAACTATTACGAACGTCAGGACGTCCTGCCGACGTTCGGCAATTTCAAATCCGCCGCCGAACTCGAAGCCTATGCCGGCCTGCGGCGTGAGTTGTTTTCCGACAAGCTGGTGCTGCCGCCGCGGTTGTTCCGCGACGCAGACGTGCTCGAATTCGGCCCCGATTCCGGCGAGAACGCGCTGGTGTTTGCCGGCTGGGGCGCAAACATGACGCTCGCCGAGCCGAACCGGCATGCGCACGCGAAAATCCAGGCTTACTTCGCGCATTTCAACCAGGCCCAACGTCTCCGCGAACTCCTATCGTTCGACGTCGAAGGATTTCACAGCGATCGCCGTTTCGACATCATCGATGCCGAGGGATTCATCTACACGGTGCAGCCGACTGAAAATTGGCTCGGCATCTTTCATCGGCTGCTCAATCCGGACGGTTACGCCGTCGTTTCCTACTACGAGCGCTACGGCGGCTTCTTCGAGCTCGCGCTCAAGGCGATTCATGCGGCCGGCAAGGTGCTGACGGGCCGTCCCGGACTCGAAGCGGCGAAGCTGCTGTTCGACGCGAAATGGAACAGCATTCCGCACACGCGCAGCTTCGAATCCTGGCTGATGGACGTGCTCGAAAATCCGTTCGTCCGGCACCGCTACTTCCTCGACGCGGGCGCCTTGTGCACGGCTGCGCACGAACAGGGATTCGATATCCATTCGGCGTGGCCCGCCTATCGCGACGGCCTGGACGTCTACTGGCACAAGAAGATCCTGTCCGACGATGAGAAGCTGCGGCGCGCGACGCGCCACCTCGGCCGCAGTCGTCTGAGCTTTCTCGGCGGACGGAAGCTCTATCTGGCCGGCAAGACCGAAGCGGTCGACGCGATTTCGGCTTCGATCGAGACACTGGTTGCCGATGTCGATGCGATGATCGACGATCCCTTCGGCGACAGCCTGCCCCGTGCGATCGCGAGCCTCGCGTCACTGCGCGAGACGATTCCGGCGACAGATGTTCTCGCCGACGATGCGTCCGACATCGACGCCATCATTGCGACCCTCGACAGTTTCCACCGTATCTTTGGCGCGATCGGGCGACAGGATGCGTCCACAGTCATAGCCCTCACCCAGTCCGACCAGGCGTTCATCAACACCTGGGGACAGCCGGCGCATTTCCTCGTTCTGCGGAAACGCTTCGAGGGGTCCTAG
- a CDS encoding Gfo/Idh/MocA family oxidoreductase, which produces MRPGIGIVGTGMVGQMCHLANFAANPTCRVVAIADLRPDLAAAAAQKFDIARVYGTHRELLADSEVSAIVVVTKRRATGPIVLDALNSGRHVLSEKPMAYTTAQAVSLTEAARRHNLVYSIGYMKRHDAGVARAIAELARLRADQSLGRIVGARGWCFGGSTGRSQDNFVMTGEVRPDGLELWQDGPDWMPGAMRPGYDNFLNVFSHIINLARYVLGSSPTVAESTVETSGAATVTLDFDGVACALQLANGSEGVWREGLSIEFERGKLTIELPPPFAEQEAEVILDQQGQRTQLPRDTSWAFRRQADAFVADIVEQRTPLASGEDSVADIALAEAIWKARVGG; this is translated from the coding sequence GTGAGGCCAGGCATTGGCATCGTCGGAACGGGCATGGTCGGTCAGATGTGCCACCTCGCCAATTTCGCCGCCAACCCCACCTGCCGCGTTGTCGCGATTGCGGATCTGCGGCCTGATCTCGCCGCCGCAGCGGCGCAGAAATTCGACATCGCCCGGGTTTACGGTACGCACCGGGAATTGCTGGCGGATAGCGAGGTGTCGGCCATCGTCGTCGTGACGAAGCGTCGCGCCACCGGCCCGATCGTGCTGGATGCATTGAACAGCGGTCGCCATGTGCTCTCGGAAAAGCCGATGGCCTACACCACGGCTCAGGCCGTTTCACTGACCGAGGCGGCGCGGCGGCACAACCTCGTCTACAGCATCGGCTACATGAAGCGTCATGATGCCGGGGTGGCGCGCGCGATTGCCGAGTTGGCGCGCCTGCGAGCGGATCAATCGCTTGGACGGATTGTTGGCGCGCGAGGCTGGTGCTTCGGTGGCAGCACGGGCCGGTCGCAGGACAATTTCGTCATGACCGGCGAAGTGCGGCCGGACGGGCTCGAGCTCTGGCAGGATGGCCCCGACTGGATGCCGGGCGCGATGCGACCCGGCTACGACAATTTTCTGAACGTGTTCAGCCATATCATTAATCTCGCGCGCTACGTGCTCGGATCGTCACCGACAGTTGCGGAAAGCACCGTCGAGACCTCGGGCGCGGCGACCGTGACACTCGACTTCGACGGCGTCGCCTGCGCGCTGCAGCTCGCGAATGGATCCGAAGGCGTCTGGCGCGAGGGGCTGAGCATCGAATTCGAGCGGGGCAAGCTGACCATCGAATTGCCCCCGCCTTTTGCCGAGCAGGAGGCGGAGGTCATCCTCGATCAGCAAGGACAACGCACGCAATTGCCGCGCGACACGAGCTGGGCGTTTCGGCGTCAGGCCGATGCATTCGTCGCCGATATCGTGGAACAGAGGACGCCGCTGGCGTCCGGCGAGGATTCCGTGGCCGACATCGCCCTTGCGGAGGCGATCTGGAAAGCGCGGGTCGGTGGCTAG
- a CDS encoding nucleotidyltransferase codes for MVPAARFTELLADIEPSPTTVSRASGGHNGVRNHLRAQARFKDRYVTSFLSGSYARDTSIRPHSSENGQERPDVDIIVVTNHETSDQPEAVLKELCQALEDGGQGYAVERINKRSVRVETWQAEMDVVPVIKTWNGYMIPDRENDTWKFTNPPVHTQWSLERNTAFDGRFKPLVKLFKWWRRVNWSGRRPKGFVLEVLVGRHAPVDETHYGEAFAQTLANIHAAYGALAIAGGKPFIADPAVPSNDIISKVSLAQWTDFVEKVRVYADIARRAQNASDMEEATWQWRRVFGDRFRRTANVAKASTLASVAAAPAQPGYTFPNAMAAPKTPRGFA; via the coding sequence ATGGTTCCTGCAGCACGTTTCACAGAGCTTCTGGCCGACATCGAGCCCAGCCCGACAACGGTATCCCGGGCGTCAGGAGGCCACAACGGCGTCCGCAACCACCTCAGGGCCCAGGCTCGGTTCAAGGACCGCTATGTCACGAGCTTCCTCTCCGGTAGCTACGCGCGCGACACCTCGATCCGTCCCCACAGCTCGGAGAATGGCCAGGAACGTCCCGACGTCGACATCATCGTGGTCACCAACCACGAAACTTCCGACCAGCCCGAAGCCGTCCTCAAGGAGCTGTGCCAGGCGCTCGAAGACGGCGGCCAGGGATACGCGGTCGAGCGTATCAATAAGAGGTCGGTGCGGGTCGAAACCTGGCAGGCGGAGATGGATGTTGTGCCGGTGATCAAGACCTGGAACGGCTACATGATCCCGGACCGCGAGAATGACACCTGGAAGTTCACGAACCCACCGGTCCACACCCAATGGAGCTTGGAACGCAACACCGCCTTCGACGGCCGGTTCAAGCCGCTGGTGAAGCTCTTTAAGTGGTGGCGACGCGTCAACTGGAGCGGACGGCGTCCGAAGGGGTTCGTGCTAGAGGTGCTGGTCGGTCGCCACGCGCCGGTTGACGAGACCCATTATGGTGAAGCCTTCGCGCAGACCCTGGCGAACATTCACGCCGCCTACGGCGCGCTCGCCATCGCCGGCGGGAAGCCCTTCATCGCCGATCCAGCGGTTCCTTCGAACGACATCATCTCCAAAGTCTCGCTCGCGCAGTGGACAGACTTCGTCGAGAAGGTGCGCGTTTACGCCGACATCGCGCGACGGGCGCAAAACGCATCTGACATGGAGGAGGCTACATGGCAATGGCGGCGCGTCTTCGGCGACCGCTTCCGCCGGACGGCCAACGTGGCGAAGGCCTCGACCCTAGCCAGTGTCGCGGCGGCACCCGCCCAGCCCGGATACACTTTTCCGAACGCCATGGCTGCGCCCAAGACCCCGCGCGGCTTCGCTTGA